From the Gallaecimonas mangrovi genome, one window contains:
- a CDS encoding uroporphyrinogen-III C-methyltransferase — protein MTVLIIRPDPQASRLAATLDYHKVPYLVSPLLTITPEPVPADLTDKLAKAQWVIAVSAHAVAGLAKPLPSGPRFAAVGQATGDALKDAGAKAVLVADPPDSEGLLAQPALAKVQDENIIIAKGNGGRELLADTLRERGANVEEVTLYRREPVLLLPETVLTWQDKGVDCIQVTSCSLLDALIATTPAHLLPWLQGLTLLLPSARVRQYAEQKGFSKLVLLKDASDEAVVHYLKESAQPMTDTQKMPKSPKEAAAPSEQPKVAKVTPPPRAVKANSAKLPMAVAVLALLLGAGALGLSGWQYYQQQLALAHKAPTVSPSQLNDAVSDLNAKLSALSSGQQQALGQQQNRLADIQGQIDKLWKSQQKTISWPREEAAMLVRMANRRLYLAQELNVAQALLKDADASLKKLPESTDVLAWRQAIAADLATLAAQPKIDRTELAMRLEALSKQVPELALNTVKLPKLADQEQDLSPTQDEGDWRNNLEKSLESFADKFIKIRKRQDGVKPLLGPSHEAYLREDLRLALSEAKLAMFAGDKGRYQASLRQVRDWVDSYGDANNDAVKAFVKALNALLDSPVSLSLPNKLDSLRMAEAAQ, from the coding sequence ATGACAGTGCTTATCATCAGACCGGACCCACAAGCCAGCCGTCTGGCGGCGACGCTGGATTATCACAAGGTGCCGTATCTGGTGAGCCCACTGCTGACCATCACCCCTGAACCTGTACCCGCAGACTTAACCGATAAGCTGGCCAAAGCGCAGTGGGTGATTGCTGTCTCGGCCCATGCCGTTGCTGGGCTTGCCAAACCACTACCCTCTGGCCCCCGCTTTGCCGCCGTTGGCCAAGCCACCGGAGATGCCCTTAAAGACGCCGGTGCCAAGGCCGTGCTGGTCGCCGACCCACCTGATTCAGAAGGTCTGCTGGCGCAACCGGCGCTGGCCAAGGTGCAAGATGAAAACATCATCATTGCCAAAGGCAATGGTGGCCGGGAACTGCTCGCCGACACCCTTCGCGAACGGGGCGCTAATGTTGAAGAGGTTACCCTGTATCGGCGCGAGCCGGTGTTATTGCTGCCTGAAACGGTATTGACCTGGCAGGATAAAGGTGTGGACTGTATCCAGGTCACGTCTTGTAGCTTGCTTGATGCCCTTATCGCTACCACGCCCGCGCATTTGCTGCCGTGGCTGCAGGGCCTGACACTGTTGCTGCCCTCGGCGCGGGTGCGCCAGTATGCCGAGCAAAAAGGTTTCTCCAAACTCGTGCTGTTAAAAGACGCTTCAGACGAAGCGGTTGTCCACTATCTCAAGGAAAGTGCCCAGCCTATGACCGATACTCAGAAGATGCCCAAGTCGCCCAAAGAGGCCGCAGCCCCCTCTGAACAACCCAAAGTTGCCAAGGTCACCCCGCCACCACGGGCGGTGAAAGCAAATTCAGCCAAGTTGCCGATGGCGGTGGCAGTGCTGGCGTTATTGCTTGGTGCCGGCGCCTTGGGATTATCGGGCTGGCAGTATTATCAGCAGCAGTTGGCGCTTGCCCATAAGGCTCCTACCGTTAGCCCGTCACAGCTGAACGATGCGGTGAGTGACCTGAATGCCAAGCTCAGCGCCTTGTCGTCGGGGCAGCAACAAGCCCTTGGCCAGCAGCAAAACCGCCTGGCCGATATTCAGGGGCAAATCGACAAACTCTGGAAAAGCCAGCAAAAAACCATTTCTTGGCCCCGTGAAGAGGCGGCAATGTTGGTGCGTATGGCTAACCGCAGGCTTTATTTGGCACAAGAGCTGAATGTGGCCCAGGCGTTATTAAAAGATGCTGATGCCAGCCTTAAAAAACTGCCGGAAAGTACCGATGTACTGGCGTGGCGCCAAGCCATAGCCGCCGACCTCGCCACCTTAGCGGCACAACCTAAAATTGACCGCACAGAACTGGCAATGCGCCTTGAAGCGCTCAGTAAACAAGTGCCCGAGCTTGCCCTTAATACGGTGAAACTGCCGAAGCTGGCTGACCAAGAACAAGACTTAAGCCCCACTCAGGACGAAGGCGACTGGCGCAATAACCTGGAAAAATCCCTGGAAAGCTTCGCCGACAAATTTATCAAAATTCGCAAGCGCCAAGACGGGGTCAAACCCTTACTTGGGCCCAGCCACGAAGCCTATTTGCGGGAAGACTTACGGCTGGCCCTTAGCGAAGCAAAATTGGCAATGTTTGCCGGTGACAAAGGCCGCTACCAAGCCAGCTTGCGCCAGGTGCGTGACTGGGTAGACAGCTACGGCGATGCCAACAACGACGCGGTTAAGGCCTTTGTAAAGGCCCTTAACGCGCTGCTCGACAGCCCGGTGAGTTTAAGCCTGCCCAATAAACTGGATTCTTTGCGTATGGCGGAGGCCGCTCAATGA
- the hemC gene encoding hydroxymethylbilane synthase has product MSNVVRIATRQSPLALWQAEYVKAALEQAHQGLVVELVPMVTKGDKILDTPLAKVGGKGLFVKELEVAMLEGRADIAVHSMKDVPVEFPDGLGLVTICEREDPFDAFVSNTYNHLDELPAGAVVGTSSLRRQCQLRSRRPDLVIKDLRGNVNTRLAKLDDGQYDAIILACAGLKRLGMSARIKSALSAEQSLPAVGQGAVGIEARLDDQRIIDLLKPLGHEATRVRVAAERAMNTQLEGGCQVPIGSFAILEGDQLWLRGLVGQPDGSAMVEGEIRGSIAQAEQLGKTLGQQLLDNGAKAILEAVYGRSL; this is encoded by the coding sequence ATGTCCAACGTTGTTCGTATTGCCACCCGGCAAAGTCCATTGGCCCTTTGGCAGGCCGAATATGTGAAAGCCGCTCTTGAACAGGCCCACCAAGGCCTGGTGGTAGAGCTGGTACCTATGGTGACCAAGGGCGATAAGATCTTGGATACACCCTTGGCCAAAGTGGGTGGCAAGGGCCTCTTTGTGAAGGAATTAGAAGTGGCGATGCTGGAAGGCCGCGCCGATATCGCCGTGCATTCGATGAAAGATGTGCCGGTGGAGTTTCCTGACGGCCTAGGGCTGGTGACCATTTGCGAACGTGAAGATCCCTTCGACGCCTTTGTTTCTAATACCTATAACCATTTAGATGAGCTGCCTGCTGGCGCTGTTGTTGGCACCTCTAGCCTGCGTCGCCAGTGTCAGTTGCGCTCCCGGCGGCCCGACTTGGTGATTAAAGACCTACGGGGCAACGTTAATACCCGTTTAGCCAAGCTGGATGATGGCCAATACGACGCCATTATTCTGGCCTGCGCAGGCCTTAAACGCTTGGGGATGAGTGCGCGGATCAAAAGCGCCCTCAGTGCCGAGCAAAGCTTGCCCGCTGTTGGTCAGGGCGCTGTGGGTATCGAGGCGCGTCTGGATGACCAGCGCATTATTGATTTACTCAAACCCCTTGGCCATGAAGCAACACGAGTACGGGTTGCCGCCGAGCGGGCCATGAACACCCAGCTTGAAGGTGGCTGCCAGGTGCCTATCGGCAGTTTTGCGATCCTCGAAGGCGACCAGCTTTGGCTGCGTGGCTTGGTCGGTCAGCCCGACGGCAGTGCTATGGTTGAAGGCGAGATACGTGGCAGCATCGCCCAGGCCGAACAGCTTGGTAAAACACTGGGTCAGCAATTGCTGGATAACGGCGCTAAAGCCATTCTTGAAGCGGTGTACGGACGATCCCTATGA
- a CDS encoding YbaY family lipoprotein, with the protein MRKWVVALSLMLLAACQWNNRWLSGQLHVPMDAQVPADARVTVNLETFDGPDSPIHVVASTTSDASTWPHHFRIALPKHLGQGHRQYIVVAQITSKKGLLLFVNQALTGVDLGRLDQPLDVMMVPVTPAERANQ; encoded by the coding sequence ATGAGAAAATGGGTTGTGGCACTGTCACTGATGTTGCTGGCGGCATGTCAGTGGAATAACCGTTGGTTGTCTGGCCAACTGCATGTGCCCATGGACGCCCAGGTACCGGCTGATGCGCGGGTCACCGTTAACTTAGAAACCTTCGACGGCCCAGACTCCCCTATCCATGTGGTGGCTAGCACCACTTCCGATGCCAGCACTTGGCCCCACCATTTTCGGATTGCCTTGCCAAAACACCTTGGCCAGGGCCATCGGCAATACATCGTGGTGGCGCAAATCACCAGCAAAAAAGGACTGCTGCTGTTTGTAAACCAGGCGTTGACCGGGGTTGACCTTGGCCGTTTGGACCAACCTTTAGATGTGATGATGGTGCCGGTAACCCCGGCGGAAAGGGCTAATCAATAG
- a CDS encoding AEC family transporter: MKASHLHGFALYWDTLLFTANMVAPIFLLVLLGALLKRGKLLNEAFVQTGSRLVFLVCLPVLVFLSISQTHIREVLEPKLMGLTAAAVLLTYLGCGVWAKLKGLPGRDQGAFVQGAFRSNFGIIGLAMAVSLFSDSGLARASVLLALGIPMFNVLSILALSKGQEPNWAQTFKNVCKNPLIIAVVLALPFSIMEWPLPSIAVDAGKSLGRMTLPLALLTIGATLNLRDMKSDSKLAIEASLVKLVWMPGLFSFIGWLLGFDGKDVALLFVMLGSPTAAAAFVMARAMGSNDQLTANIILVSTLGSVISLSTGIFVMRLTGLI; this comes from the coding sequence ATGAAAGCCAGCCACCTCCATGGTTTTGCCCTGTACTGGGACACCCTGCTATTTACCGCCAATATGGTGGCCCCCATCTTTTTGTTGGTGCTGCTGGGCGCCTTGCTAAAACGCGGCAAATTACTTAACGAAGCCTTTGTACAAACCGGCTCCCGATTAGTTTTTTTGGTGTGTCTGCCGGTGCTGGTGTTTTTGTCTATCAGCCAAACCCACATTCGTGAAGTGTTAGAGCCTAAATTAATGGGGCTCACGGCGGCAGCGGTATTGTTGACTTACCTTGGTTGCGGTGTTTGGGCCAAGCTTAAAGGCTTGCCGGGGCGCGATCAGGGCGCCTTTGTACAAGGTGCCTTTCGGTCCAATTTCGGCATTATTGGTTTAGCGATGGCGGTCAGCCTTTTTAGTGATTCTGGCCTTGCTCGCGCCTCGGTATTGTTGGCGCTGGGCATTCCAATGTTCAATGTGTTGTCGATTTTGGCGCTGTCTAAGGGGCAGGAACCCAACTGGGCTCAAACCTTTAAGAACGTCTGCAAGAACCCGTTGATCATTGCCGTGGTGCTGGCACTACCGTTTTCGATTATGGAATGGCCACTGCCCTCTATCGCTGTTGATGCGGGTAAGTCGCTGGGGCGGATGACGCTGCCGCTGGCGCTTTTGACCATTGGTGCAACCCTCAATCTTCGCGACATGAAGTCAGACTCGAAACTGGCCATTGAAGCGAGTTTGGTCAAGCTGGTGTGGATGCCGGGGCTGTTTAGTTTTATCGGTTGGTTGCTGGGCTTTGATGGTAAAGATGTGGCGCTGTTATTTGTCATGCTGGGGTCACCCACCGCTGCGGCCGCCTTTGTGATGGCAAGAGCCATGGGCTCTAACGACCAGCTGACCGCCAACATTATTTTGGTTTCGACCTTAGGCTCGGTCATCAGCCTGTCGACCGGTATTTTTGTGATGCGTTTGACCGGTTTGATATAA
- the fre gene encoding NAD(P)H-flavin reductase: protein MQRIKCRVLDVRPFSDTVYHIRLAAPKGLHFNAGQYLKVVMSEEDKRPFSIASVAGEEVLELHLGAFSPDSWAMQVVEHFQSQPEVELEMADGNAHLREDSKRPLILIAGGTGFSYVRAILRRALTLNPDRHIQVFWGGKTPEALYLHNEMKALDATHANLKYIPVVEELPADFDGQQGLVLDVVKAMNPDLSGFDIYIAGRFEMAAVARDLFLAHGASSDNLFGDAFAFI from the coding sequence ATGCAGAGAATTAAATGTCGGGTGCTGGATGTGCGCCCCTTTAGCGACACCGTTTACCATATCCGCTTAGCAGCGCCTAAAGGCCTGCATTTTAATGCTGGGCAATACCTGAAAGTGGTGATGAGCGAAGAAGACAAACGCCCCTTTTCTATCGCCTCGGTAGCCGGTGAAGAGGTGCTGGAGCTGCACCTTGGCGCCTTCAGCCCAGACTCTTGGGCCATGCAAGTGGTTGAGCATTTTCAAAGCCAGCCAGAGGTTGAGCTGGAAATGGCTGACGGCAATGCCCATCTGCGGGAAGATTCAAAAAGGCCGCTGATTTTAATCGCAGGTGGCACGGGCTTTTCCTATGTGCGGGCGATTTTGCGCCGCGCCTTAACCTTGAACCCGGACCGCCACATTCAGGTCTTCTGGGGCGGTAAAACACCAGAGGCACTTTACCTGCATAACGAAATGAAGGCGCTAGATGCCACCCATGCCAACCTTAAATATATTCCGGTAGTCGAAGAGCTACCCGCCGACTTTGACGGTCAGCAAGGGCTGGTGCTAGATGTGGTAAAGGCGATGAATCCAGACTTGTCCGGCTTTGATATCTACATCGCTGGCCGCTTTGAAATGGCGGCTGTGGCCCGCGATTTATTCCTGGCCCACGGTGCCAGCAGCGATAATTTGTTTGGTGACGCTTTCGCGTTTATCTAA
- the ubiD gene encoding 4-hydroxy-3-polyprenylbenzoate decarboxylase, which produces MKYRDLRDFIDQLEQMGELKRIKHPISPELEMTEVADRTLRAEGPALLFENPTGYDMPVLVNLFGTARRVALGMGQEDVTALREVGKLLAYLKEPEPPKGFKELWDKLPVFKQVLNMPVKKLKTAPCQEVILEGDAVDLDTVPIQKCWPEDAAPLMTWGLTVTRGPYKKRQNLGIYRQQKLGKNKIIMRWLSHRGGALDFAEFKEAHPGEKFPVVVAFGADPATIIGAVTPVPDSLSEYAFAGLLRGTKTEVVQAVSCDLEIPAGAELVLEGYIDPDETHMEGPFGDHTGYYNEQERHAVFTITHITKRKDAIYHSTYTGRPPDEPAVLGLALNEVFVPILQKQFPEIVDFYLPPEGCSYRMAVVTMKKRYPGHAKRVMMGVWSFLRQFMYTKFVIVCDDDINARDWKDVIWAITTRMDPKRDTVFIENTPIDFLDFASPEAGIGSKMGLDATNKWPGEVHRDWGHPIVKDPDVVARIDAIWDELGILDNQ; this is translated from the coding sequence ATGAAATACCGGGATCTTCGCGACTTTATCGACCAGCTCGAACAAATGGGCGAGCTTAAGCGCATCAAACACCCTATCAGCCCCGAACTGGAAATGACCGAGGTAGCAGACCGCACCCTACGCGCAGAAGGGCCAGCACTGCTTTTTGAAAACCCAACCGGCTACGACATGCCGGTACTGGTAAACCTCTTTGGCACGGCGCGCCGCGTTGCACTGGGCATGGGCCAAGAAGACGTTACCGCCCTTAGGGAAGTGGGTAAGTTGTTGGCTTACCTCAAAGAACCTGAGCCACCGAAAGGTTTTAAAGAGCTGTGGGACAAATTGCCGGTCTTTAAGCAAGTGCTAAACATGCCGGTTAAAAAGCTTAAAACAGCGCCTTGCCAAGAAGTGATACTGGAAGGCGATGCGGTCGACTTGGACACAGTACCGATTCAAAAGTGCTGGCCAGAAGATGCGGCACCACTGATGACCTGGGGCCTGACCGTTACCCGCGGTCCCTACAAAAAGCGCCAGAATTTAGGGATTTATCGCCAGCAGAAACTCGGCAAAAACAAAATCATCATGCGCTGGCTGTCACACCGCGGCGGCGCCTTGGATTTTGCGGAATTCAAAGAAGCCCACCCAGGTGAAAAATTCCCGGTGGTGGTCGCTTTTGGCGCCGACCCGGCCACCATTATTGGTGCCGTAACGCCGGTGCCTGACAGCCTTTCTGAATATGCGTTTGCTGGGCTGCTGCGCGGCACTAAAACCGAAGTGGTACAAGCCGTTAGCTGCGATTTGGAAATCCCCGCTGGCGCCGAGCTGGTGCTGGAAGGCTACATCGACCCTGATGAAACCCATATGGAAGGCCCTTTTGGCGACCATACCGGTTATTACAACGAGCAAGAACGCCACGCGGTTTTTACCATTACCCATATTACCAAGCGCAAAGACGCGATTTACCACAGCACTTACACCGGTCGGCCGCCGGATGAACCGGCCGTGCTGGGCCTGGCTCTCAATGAAGTGTTTGTGCCGATACTGCAAAAGCAGTTTCCGGAAATTGTCGATTTCTACCTGCCGCCGGAAGGCTGTAGCTACCGCATGGCAGTGGTCACCATGAAAAAGCGTTATCCCGGCCATGCCAAACGGGTGATGATGGGGGTTTGGTCTTTCCTGCGGCAGTTTATGTACACCAAATTTGTTATCGTTTGTGACGATGATATTAATGCCCGCGACTGGAAAGATGTGATCTGGGCCATTACCACCCGGATGGACCCGAAGCGGGACACCGTGTTTATTGAAAACACCCCCATCGACTTCCTCGACTTTGCCTCACCGGAGGCAGGAATTGGGTCGAAAATGGGTTTGGATGCCACCAATAAGTGGCCGGGCGAAGTGCACCGCGACTGGGGCCACCCTATCGTTAAAGATCCAGACGTCGTGGCACGTATCGATGCTATCTGGGACGAGCTAGGCATCCTCGACAACCAATAA
- a CDS encoding class I adenylate cyclase, with protein MPHLSLDQLTLNIAALHKERRRLARQAMTPQAAAVFDLVPALLHCQSPRLPAGDLAAPHGIRGVDDSALRHRLDKRLGISADSPDQQDILAVYSMGSTGTLGQTRSSDLDIWVCHDPALDAEQRFALKAKCERLTDWGKGQGMDLTFFLIDPDEFRQGNKQGMSGESCGSFQHWLLLDEFYRSAICLAGQLPVWMLISPDDRRPYLQAKAHLFANGIDPEHWVDFGAPDPIPADEFLGSMLWLLYKGIENPYKALLKLTLMSVYARQYPKVQLLSNETRRALHQGETDVMALDPYLQLARYLANQGLAPADLDMARSCLYLKCGADELSDMPALHAKVLGELAQSWGWDEAKRHQLQGHRHWPLADLQQWHQRLREQMLAGIHEARELFRRTSSNSRLCPIELTVLSRKLDATFAEKPHKLQQLCLPPRVEVGQASLVVRATEDQWQLASPNGEQVFYQWSELPGLLAWCLLNGFITTRTELMLECDRLDLDTLDSLCDSLTWLTQKPDPADQILAQPAQIERAQVIVNLEDDATDDIKLRRQKASNPLMFGKERQVLVSELTLVIRNTWGECTVQSFKGERALADLLLALLPLMPKDAVAKKRIHIHCFASQLGESIANTVLELIDTAQERLTQGPWTLSVGHSKWVFWRHAGTLHWQEMTDPVAFYAQLSAAKLAQQGKADEERVPAPVYGHALAGLVQFFFLSKDQGYSLYVSNEQNQVSYYHYPAMDKANLVNLISRFYTQKESASASSTFNLPQYYELFEDEQGWQMQPLTTTTLSES; from the coding sequence ATGCCCCATCTAAGTCTCGACCAACTCACGCTGAACATCGCCGCGCTCCATAAAGAGCGCCGACGCCTGGCAAGGCAAGCTATGACGCCCCAGGCGGCAGCGGTGTTTGATCTGGTTCCAGCGCTGCTGCACTGCCAGAGCCCACGGCTACCTGCAGGAGACTTAGCTGCCCCCCATGGCATCCGGGGCGTTGATGATAGCGCTTTACGCCATCGTTTAGATAAACGATTAGGCATTAGCGCCGACTCCCCCGACCAGCAGGACATCCTGGCGGTTTATTCCATGGGTTCAACCGGTACCCTTGGCCAAACCCGCAGTTCTGATTTAGACATCTGGGTCTGCCACGACCCGGCTCTCGACGCCGAGCAGCGCTTTGCCCTTAAGGCAAAATGCGAACGGCTGACCGACTGGGGTAAAGGCCAGGGCATGGATCTGACCTTTTTCCTGATTGACCCCGACGAGTTCCGCCAGGGCAACAAACAAGGCATGAGCGGCGAATCCTGCGGCAGCTTCCAACACTGGCTGCTACTGGATGAGTTCTACCGCAGCGCCATCTGCCTGGCCGGGCAGCTACCGGTGTGGATGCTGATCTCCCCCGATGACCGCCGCCCCTATTTGCAGGCCAAGGCCCACCTGTTTGCTAACGGCATTGACCCAGAGCATTGGGTCGATTTTGGCGCCCCCGACCCCATTCCGGCCGATGAATTTCTCGGCTCGATGTTGTGGCTGCTGTATAAGGGCATCGAAAACCCCTACAAGGCGCTGTTAAAACTGACCTTAATGTCGGTGTACGCTCGCCAATATCCCAAGGTGCAGCTGCTCAGTAACGAAACCCGCCGGGCGCTGCACCAAGGCGAAACCGACGTGATGGCGCTAGACCCTTACCTGCAATTGGCGCGATATCTGGCCAATCAAGGGTTAGCGCCAGCCGATTTAGACATGGCCCGTAGCTGCCTTTACCTCAAGTGCGGCGCCGATGAACTGTCGGACATGCCCGCCCTACACGCCAAGGTGCTGGGCGAGCTGGCGCAATCTTGGGGCTGGGACGAAGCCAAGCGCCACCAGCTGCAAGGCCATCGTCATTGGCCGCTGGCTGACCTGCAGCAGTGGCACCAAAGGCTGCGTGAACAGATGCTGGCCGGTATTCATGAGGCCCGCGAACTCTTCCGCCGCACCAGCAGCAATTCACGGCTTTGCCCGATTGAATTAACGGTATTAAGCCGCAAGCTCGACGCCACCTTTGCAGAAAAGCCCCACAAACTGCAGCAGCTTTGTCTGCCACCCAGGGTAGAAGTAGGCCAAGCCTCATTGGTGGTTAGAGCCACCGAAGACCAATGGCAGCTGGCCAGCCCTAACGGCGAGCAGGTGTTTTACCAATGGTCCGAACTGCCGGGCCTGCTGGCCTGGTGCCTGTTAAACGGCTTTATTACCACCCGCACCGAACTGATGCTCGAGTGCGACCGGCTGGATCTCGATACCCTAGATAGTCTTTGTGACAGCTTGACCTGGCTAACCCAAAAGCCGGATCCGGCCGACCAAATTCTTGCCCAGCCGGCACAAATCGAACGCGCTCAGGTCATTGTTAACCTGGAAGATGACGCCACCGACGACATTAAACTGCGCCGGCAAAAAGCCAGTAATCCACTGATGTTTGGTAAAGAGCGCCAAGTATTGGTAAGCGAACTGACCTTGGTTATCCGTAATACCTGGGGCGAATGCACGGTGCAAAGTTTCAAAGGCGAGCGCGCCTTGGCCGATTTGCTGCTGGCGCTACTGCCACTGATGCCAAAAGACGCAGTAGCCAAAAAACGCATTCATATTCACTGCTTTGCCAGCCAGCTTGGCGAAAGCATTGCCAATACCGTGCTGGAACTTATCGATACTGCCCAAGAGCGCTTAACCCAGGGCCCTTGGACCTTATCCGTTGGCCACAGCAAGTGGGTATTCTGGCGCCACGCCGGCACCTTACATTGGCAGGAAATGACCGACCCGGTGGCTTTTTACGCGCAGTTATCGGCGGCCAAACTGGCCCAGCAAGGGAAAGCCGATGAAGAAAGGGTGCCAGCGCCGGTTTATGGCCATGCTTTGGCAGGTTTGGTGCAGTTTTTCTTCCTGTCTAAAGACCAGGGCTACAGCCTGTACGTTTCTAACGAGCAGAACCAGGTAAGTTACTACCATTATCCGGCCATGGATAAAGCCAACTTGGTTAACCTTATCAGCCGTTTTTACACCCAAAAAGAAAGCGCCAGTGCCAGCAGCACCTTTAACCTGCCGCAATATTACGAGTTGTTTGAAGACGAGCAGGGCTGGCAGATGCAGCCCCTCACCACCACGACCTTGTCAGAGTCCTAA
- a CDS encoding heme biosynthesis HemY N-terminal domain-containing protein, which translates to MIRLLIFIAILIVGLIAGPMLMNKTGYVLIALGHYTIETSGVVLAIAIVVLMGVIWCLDWLVRRIARSFGSSRSWFSDRSGRRAQKKASKAWEQLWQGQYGQAGAALSAAVPHAPLPDFPRLAAAYAEHRAGDIAERDRLLTELDQPLAGPAMLLHLGDTEAAHRAFSALNDNIKNSKSGISLAARLAKAEGDMATLWRHLDSLSETEQDQLFQPAFNARLAQAVAEGQASLSRLEQSLNKRSRQKTEVVAALALAYGRLGDKAKGLDLLMPIIKKDPQAAALAAMAQLVDHESAAHTQRQVLKWHHGRDHDPALLAALGALSQAQGDLREAKRYLEAALQLKEEPTWRKRLAEVLAKQGDYQGAVEQYRRLA; encoded by the coding sequence ATGATCCGGCTTTTGATTTTTATCGCCATCCTGATTGTCGGCCTTATCGCCGGGCCGATGCTGATGAACAAAACCGGCTACGTGCTCATTGCCCTTGGCCATTACACCATTGAAACTTCCGGTGTGGTGCTGGCGATAGCCATTGTGGTGCTAATGGGGGTGATTTGGTGCCTTGATTGGCTGGTGCGCCGCATTGCCCGTTCTTTTGGCTCTTCTCGCAGCTGGTTTAGTGACCGTAGCGGCCGCCGGGCTCAGAAAAAGGCCTCCAAAGCCTGGGAGCAACTGTGGCAAGGTCAGTATGGGCAAGCCGGTGCTGCCTTGTCGGCCGCCGTGCCCCATGCCCCTTTGCCTGACTTTCCCCGTCTGGCAGCGGCTTATGCTGAGCATCGGGCAGGTGATATTGCCGAGCGCGATCGCTTGCTAACAGAGCTAGACCAGCCCTTGGCTGGCCCGGCAATGCTACTGCACCTTGGGGATACTGAGGCGGCGCACCGTGCCTTTTCTGCCCTGAATGACAATATTAAAAACAGCAAAAGTGGCATTAGCCTGGCGGCGCGTCTGGCCAAGGCCGAAGGCGACATGGCAACGCTTTGGCGCCACCTTGATAGCCTTAGTGAAACCGAGCAAGACCAATTGTTTCAACCCGCCTTTAACGCGCGTTTGGCGCAAGCGGTGGCAGAAGGCCAAGCCAGCTTGTCGCGTTTGGAGCAGTCCTTAAATAAACGCAGTCGCCAAAAAACCGAGGTGGTGGCGGCGCTGGCCTTGGCCTATGGCCGCTTAGGCGACAAGGCCAAAGGTTTGGATTTATTGATGCCGATCATCAAGAAAGATCCCCAAGCCGCGGCCCTTGCTGCCATGGCGCAACTGGTGGATCACGAATCGGCAGCCCATACTCAGCGTCAAGTACTGAAATGGCATCATGGCCGTGACCACGACCCAGCCTTGCTGGCGGCGCTCGGCGCATTAAGCCAAGCGCAAGGTGACTTACGCGAGGCTAAGCGTTATCTGGAAGCGGCCTTACAACTCAAAGAAGAGCCTACCTGGCGCAAGCGTTTGGCCGAGGTGCTCGCCAAGCAGGGGGATTATCAGGGTGCTGTGGAGCAGTATCGCCGATTGGCTTAA
- a CDS encoding DUF2914 domain-containing protein, with amino-acid sequence MRKWAFFWLLGLISPAVLAQVNLDRAMICRDVVQREPVGIVKEQQLPDGIDQLALFTEVSGAVGQKIHHRWYFNGQLQSDVALPVGANHWRTWSQKHLKPGLWKVEVVTDAGLVLFERTLTLGKVQSPSS; translated from the coding sequence ATGCGCAAATGGGCATTTTTTTGGCTGCTTGGGTTAATTAGCCCGGCAGTTCTCGCCCAGGTGAACCTGGACCGGGCAATGATTTGCCGGGATGTGGTACAGCGTGAACCCGTGGGCATTGTTAAGGAACAACAGCTTCCCGATGGCATTGATCAGCTTGCACTTTTTACCGAAGTCAGCGGCGCTGTCGGCCAAAAAATTCATCACCGCTGGTACTTTAATGGCCAACTGCAGTCAGATGTAGCACTGCCAGTAGGCGCCAACCATTGGCGCACTTGGTCGCAAAAACACCTCAAGCCAGGCCTCTGGAAAGTGGAAGTGGTCACCGACGCCGGCCTGGTGCTTTTTGAGCGCACCTTGACCTTGGGCAAGGTGCAGTCGCCTTCTTCCTAG
- the cyaY gene encoding iron donor protein CyaY — translation MNDSQYEELTDALLLAIEDAVETAADDAGLDIEVESVGSKVDLLFADRSKIIINKQPPLQQVWVATRFNGHHFGYQDGQWLDVRSGAELSAFLDEAVSRQAGQELKLGL, via the coding sequence ATGAACGACAGCCAATATGAGGAACTGACCGACGCCCTGTTGTTGGCCATTGAGGATGCAGTGGAAACCGCTGCCGATGACGCAGGCCTGGACATTGAAGTGGAATCGGTAGGTTCCAAGGTTGATTTGCTGTTTGCCGACCGCAGTAAAATCATCATTAACAAGCAGCCACCGCTGCAACAAGTCTGGGTAGCAACCCGCTTTAATGGCCACCATTTTGGCTATCAGGATGGGCAATGGCTGGATGTGCGCAGTGGCGCCGAACTTAGCGCCTTTTTAGATGAAGCGGTCAGCCGCCAAGCCGGGCAAGAGCTGAAATTAGGACTCTGA